A segment of the Deltaproteobacteria bacterium genome:
GGAACTGTATAACACACTGTCCGCCACAGCGGTCTTCACGGGACCTCCCCGAGCACGCAGATAACGGGGGGCTTGAGCGCAAGCGTGTCCGACCGGATACTCATGAAGCCCGCTGCTGTGAGACGGACCGCAATCTCGCGGCCCGCGGCCACTGTCGTCTCCGCCGTCGCGCCGGGGCGCCGTGGCTGGGAGACGATCGCGATCCGTCCGCCGGGCCGCATGAGGTGATGGAGCGCCTTCAACCCTTCGTCCGGCTCGTGCCACATACCCATGTTGTTCACGGCCAAGACCTTGTCGAACGGCTCCGCGAACGCCGGCAGATGCTCGGCCGAACCGAGACGGAGATCCACGCGCCCCGCACGCACGGCCTCCGCGTTGCGTCTCGTCGCCTGCCGCACCATGACGGCCGAGTGATCGACACCGCACACGAGACCGTGCATCGCCCGACGGCTCAGCTCTCGGATCGCGATCCCCGGCCCGAAGCCGATTTCGAGGACGCGGTCGGTTGGCTCCACCCCGAGCAGGCCGACTGCCCACACGTTGCGCTTGCGGTTCGACGACCGCAGCGCCATCTCCCACCCGGCGAGCCAGCCCGCGAACCCGCGAGGCCGTATGAACTGAGACCGGATCGCCATCGCCAGCTTCTGCTTCCTGTCCATGACCTCAGTCAACTCCCTTTTGAGAGCCTTTCGCCCTTGGTGTCCAACGACCTGGCTTTGAGCCGATGCTTGCGCCCTTGCATCCCTGCTGGCGAAACGTGAGCGCACTATTCGGAACACTATTACGCCTATGGCTGGCCCCAGCAGGATCCATGCGGTGAGCCAGCTCGAAGCGCCACCCGATGCGGCCCCGATGTACGTGAAACTTGCGACCTTTGGGACCTCTCCGAGGGAAGTCGCTAACACGAACCATGAAAACGGAACCCGCACAAGGCCGCACCCGTAGCTGACCGCATCGAAGAGGGGCGGCATGAACACCCGCAGGGACACGATGGCCATTAGCGTCACTCCCGTGCGAGTCGCAATGTAGGTATCCATGGTCGCCAGGTGCTGCGGCCGCACGAACCGCTGGGCGAAAGGTCGCCCGAATGCTCGCGCGAGACCGAAGCAGCAGCCAGCGCCGAGGAGGAGTCCAACCCAACCGATCCCGAAGCCGAACCACGGACCGTAGACGAAACCTGCGGCCATCAAGATCGGTGGTGACGGCAGTGGCGCGACGACTGCCTGAGCGACTAAGAGAGCGATCAGCACGAGCGGCCCCACGGGCCCTGAGGCGCGCACTCTATCAGCGAGCGTATCGGCATGGAGATGGGCGAGGTCGTACCCGTAGATGAGCAGCACGACCAGCAACACGGCGGCTA
Coding sequences within it:
- a CDS encoding VTT domain-containing protein, which codes for MEPSMGGEDRHETRSKQARLIAAAGVAAVLLVVLLIYGYDLAHLHADTLADRVRASGPVGPLVLIALLVAQAVVAPLPSPPILMAAGFVYGPWFGFGIGWVGLLLGAGCCFGLARAFGRPFAQRFVRPQHLATMDTYIATRTGVTLMAIVSLRVFMPPLFDAVSYGCGLVRVPFSWFVLATSLGEVPKVASFTYIGAASGGASSWLTAWILLGPAIGVIVFRIVRSRFASRDARAQASAQSQVVGHQGRKALKRELTEVMDRKQKLAMAIRSQFIRPRGFAGWLAGWEMALRSSNRKRNVWAVGLLGVEPTDRVLEIGFGPGIAIRELSRRAMHGLVCGVDHSAVMVRQATRRNAEAVRAGRVDLRLGSAEHLPAFAEPFDKVLAVNNMGMWHEPDEGLKALHHLMRPGGRIAIVSQPRRPGATAETTVAAGREIAVRLTAAGFMSIRSDTLALKPPVICVLGEVP